The following are encoded in a window of Chlorocebus sabaeus isolate Y175 chromosome 22, mChlSab1.0.hap1, whole genome shotgun sequence genomic DNA:
- the LOC103228116 gene encoding nuclear pore membrane glycoprotein 210-like codes for MVTSEGSPQPQFNILFSISNKNIALVSTARLVRGLTMGKGTVSGLVQVVDAETGKVVIISQDLVKMKVLLLGAVRIRIPFTRMRTSTQLGKNWVHLLLLEGGSTAPGGIPSAGTPLVTRPDFSPPMSIYITRITNHQNPFSFDNAMRGLTFHWSVTKWGILDLQGQHHKINH; via the exons ATG GTCACCTCTGAGGGCAGCCCCCAGCCTCAGTTCAACATCCTTTTCTCCATCAGCAACAAGAACATTGCGCTGGTGAGCACTGCCAGGCTGGTACGAGGCCTCACTATGGGGAAGGGCACTGTGTCTGGGCTTGTGCAGGTGGTGGATGCAGAGACTGGCAAGGTAGTCATCATCTCTCAG GACCTCGTAAAGATGAAGGTGCTGCTGCTTGGGGCCGTGAGGATCCGCATCCCCTTCACGCGGATGAGGACGAGCACTCAG TTGGGGAAGAACTGGGTACATCTCCTACTGCTTGAAGGAGGCAGCACAGCTCCTGGGGGCATTCCTAGTGCTGGGACCCCGCTGGTCACCAGGCCTGACTTCTCCCCACCGATGTCCATCTATATCACCCGGATCACCAACCACCAGAACCCTTTCTCCTTTGACAATGCCATGCGAGGTCTGACCTTCCACTGGTCTGTCACCAAGTGGGGCATCCTGGACCTCCAAGGGCAGCACCACAAG